The following proteins come from a genomic window of Cherax quadricarinatus isolate ZL_2023a unplaced genomic scaffold, ASM3850222v1 Contig2039, whole genome shotgun sequence:
- the LOC138851772 gene encoding cuticle protein 7-like: protein MSLSVVWFTILVVGAFASPDAPLNYQPTFNGPSHGAPTPGPAYGPPSPRPAYGPPSLRPAYGPPTPGPAYGPPTPGPAYGPPTPGPAYGPPSPRPAYGPPTPAPVYGVPTSEVPAHYNFTWQVKDDASGNDYGHQETRDGADTQGSYYVLLPDGRLERVTYTVNGDSGYVAQVTYEGHTTSQSYYTPTPGYEGHTTPQNYYSPTPAYG from the exons GTTGTGTGGTTCACTATTCTTGTGGTGGGAGCCTTCGCTAGCCCCGATGCTCCTCTGAATTACCAACCGACATTTAATGGCCCTTCCCATGGAGCTCCAACGCCAGGACCAGCATACGGTCCCCCATCACCAAGACCAGCATACGGTCCCCCATCACTAAGACCAGCATACGGTCCCCCAACACCAGGACCAGCATACGGTCCCCCAACACCAGGACCAGCATACGGTCCCCCAACACCAGGACCAGCATACGGTCCCCCATCACCAAGACCAGCATACGGACCACCAACACCCGCTCCCGTATACGGCGTTCCTACTTCTGAG GTTCCTGCTCATTACAACTTCACCTGGCAAGTGAAAGACGACGCCTCCGGCAACGACTACGGTCACCAGGAGACCCGTGATGGTGCCGACACCCAGGGCTCCTACTATGTGCTGCTTCCTGACGGTCGTCTGGAGAGGGTGACGTACACTGTCAACGGTGACTCTGGATACGTCGCGCAGGTGACTTATGAAGGTCACACCACATCCCAGTCCTACTATACACCAACTCCTGGCTACGAAGGTCACACCACACCCCAAAACTACTATTCTCCAACTCCTGCCTATGGCTAA